The Nitrospira sp. genome contains a region encoding:
- a CDS encoding DUF4359 domain-containing protein gives MSLFRLTVIVGALAGAVGLAWSNPTMDDYLGFVERELGKAIDRMDQGAPTREQQFIRQVFRSQSRKLLESFVRPNTARHNWGIMSQYETQVADTKVIVLGLGGRFIPIQGVEEAALKIGRMAF, from the coding sequence ATGAGTCTTTTTCGCTTGACCGTGATCGTCGGTGCTCTTGCAGGAGCAGTCGGTTTGGCATGGTCCAACCCAACCATGGACGACTATTTGGGCTTCGTTGAGCGGGAATTGGGGAAAGCGATAGACCGAATGGACCAGGGCGCACCGACCCGGGAGCAACAATTCATTCGCCAGGTGTTTCGGTCGCAAAGTAGGAAGTTACTGGAATCATTCGTTCGGCCGAATACGGCGCGACACAATTGGGGAATCATGAGTCAGTATGAAACGCAGGTGGCGGATACCAAAGTCATCGTACTGGGTCTCGGTGGTCGGTTTATTCCGATTCAGGGAGTCGAGGAAGCCGCGCTAAAAATCGGCCGAATGGCCTTTTAG
- a CDS encoding ribonuclease H-like domain-containing protein: MKVVLDIETVQAPREEWARLVGKPSTRDEASLIEERYDLFAAGAAEEQRRAEDESYAKSSFDGTFSRIVCIGLLEFSDQMEARSAVAWYGANEHELLRQFWARLAQDRPTLYITHNGLGFDLPFIKKRSIINQVKPSLEINLAKFRSEPVYDTMAIWSNWDMRGWVKLDVLARALQVETKSGSGEQVAEMWEKRQRRELAHYCLQDTYVTYACYCRMNFRQPLSREVVLLQPELHDVG, from the coding sequence ATGAAGGTTGTGCTCGACATTGAAACGGTTCAGGCTCCTCGCGAAGAGTGGGCTCGTCTTGTAGGGAAGCCCTCCACAAGGGATGAAGCTTCTCTGATCGAGGAACGGTACGATCTCTTTGCGGCTGGAGCTGCTGAGGAGCAGCGTCGCGCGGAGGATGAGTCCTATGCCAAATCGTCGTTCGACGGGACTTTCAGCCGCATCGTCTGCATCGGTCTGCTGGAGTTTTCCGATCAGATGGAAGCGCGGAGCGCCGTCGCTTGGTATGGGGCCAACGAACACGAGTTGCTTCGCCAATTTTGGGCCCGCCTGGCTCAGGACCGCCCCACGTTGTACATTACGCACAATGGGCTTGGGTTTGATCTCCCGTTCATCAAGAAACGGTCGATCATCAATCAGGTGAAGCCCAGTCTTGAGATCAATCTGGCCAAGTTCCGGAGTGAACCGGTCTATGACACGATGGCGATCTGGAGCAATTGGGATATGCGGGGGTGGGTCAAGCTCGATGTGCTCGCCCGAGCGCTGCAGGTAGAAACCAAGTCAGGGAGCGGGGAACAAGTCGCCGAGATGTGGGAGAAGAGGCAGAGGCGTGAACTGGCCCACTATTGTTTACAGGATACGTATGTGACGTATGCGTGCTACTGCCGTATGAACTTTCGCCAGCCGTTATCTCGAGAAGTCGTCTTGTTACAACCCGAGCTCCACGATGTGGGCTGA
- the mutT gene encoding 8-oxo-dGTP diphosphatase MutT codes for MRVIEVAAGIIHRQGRYLIARRKPGVHLAGFWEFPGGKREAGESLAECLQRELFEELSISIDLPIPYQIVRHDYPDKIVELHFFRCTIEQGEPIPIGCEEIRWVPPEELARFRFPPADQAIIQALQRDALGASR; via the coding sequence ATGCGGGTCATTGAAGTTGCGGCAGGGATCATTCATCGTCAGGGACGGTATCTGATCGCTCGTCGAAAGCCCGGTGTCCATCTGGCGGGATTCTGGGAGTTCCCCGGTGGGAAACGAGAAGCGGGAGAGTCGTTAGCGGAATGTCTGCAGCGGGAGCTATTCGAAGAGCTCAGTATTTCCATCGACCTCCCGATTCCGTATCAGATCGTCCGTCACGACTATCCGGATAAGATCGTGGAATTGCATTTCTTTCGCTGTACTATTGAACAGGGAGAGCCTATTCCAATCGGCTGTGAGGAGATTCGGTGGGTGCCTCCCGAGGAGCTGGCGCGGTTTAGGTTCCCTCCAGCCGACCAGGCCATCATTCAGGCTCTCCAACGTGATGCATTAGGAGCTTCTCGATGA
- the mtaB gene encoding tRNA (N(6)-L-threonylcarbamoyladenosine(37)-C(2))-methylthiotransferase MtaB, which yields MPDHAQTPYNATPMLTSRASLHTLGCRLNQAETSILGEGLRRKGFELVEFGQPTDLLVLNTCAVTEDAERTSRYLIRKTLKHSPHAFIAVTGCYAQTGMETLKQQAGIDLIVGHQFKLELPAYLPAAHELRKRSVTEIHHTKTISRGDFDLPHFAEPDSTRALLKIQDGCNAMCSFCIIPFARGHERSRQFEDIVREAESLTDRGYREIVLTGVNIGQYTQQGLDFCALLRQLERVTNLKRLRISSIEPTTVTDELLDLLASSKKFCPYLHIPLQSGDDTILEAMNRRHTVKTFGKLIETALAKIPGLGLGTDLMVGFPGETESAFQNTVAIATDLPFSYLHVFPYSPRPGTAALRIKQQVSSAIAKNRTDILLNLDRAKRLVFHNGQIGKTLPVLFESGGKDSHRFGTTPNFTKVAVTGTKDLRNQIMPVTITAATDRCTFGHIAPTQPRHTAMAIL from the coding sequence TTGCCGGACCATGCACAGACTCCCTATAATGCCACCCCTATGCTCACGAGCCGTGCCTCTCTACATACGCTTGGCTGCCGATTGAATCAAGCCGAAACCTCGATCCTCGGAGAGGGACTCAGACGGAAGGGGTTCGAGCTGGTCGAGTTCGGCCAGCCGACAGATCTTCTTGTGCTCAACACCTGTGCCGTGACGGAAGATGCTGAACGGACCTCGCGCTACCTCATTCGGAAGACTCTCAAACATTCCCCCCATGCCTTCATTGCCGTCACAGGCTGCTACGCACAAACCGGAATGGAAACCCTGAAACAGCAAGCCGGGATCGATCTCATTGTCGGCCACCAGTTCAAGCTTGAACTTCCAGCCTACCTTCCTGCTGCTCACGAGCTGCGCAAACGGTCGGTCACCGAGATTCACCACACGAAAACGATCTCCCGCGGCGACTTCGACCTGCCACACTTTGCAGAGCCGGATTCAACCCGCGCCCTGCTTAAGATACAGGACGGCTGCAACGCGATGTGTAGCTTCTGTATTATTCCGTTCGCCAGAGGACACGAGCGGAGCAGGCAATTCGAAGACATCGTGCGGGAAGCTGAGAGTTTGACGGATCGAGGCTACAGAGAGATTGTGCTCACCGGTGTGAACATCGGCCAGTACACTCAGCAAGGGCTGGACTTTTGCGCCTTGCTTCGGCAACTCGAGCGAGTCACCAATCTCAAGCGTCTCCGGATTTCTTCCATTGAACCCACCACCGTTACGGATGAATTGCTTGATCTTCTGGCATCATCAAAAAAGTTCTGCCCCTATCTCCACATCCCCTTGCAAAGCGGCGACGACACAATCTTGGAGGCCATGAATCGGCGGCATACGGTCAAGACGTTCGGTAAGCTGATTGAAACGGCACTCGCCAAGATTCCCGGCCTCGGGCTTGGAACCGATCTCATGGTTGGATTCCCCGGTGAGACAGAATCGGCATTCCAAAACACTGTGGCCATTGCGACCGACCTCCCCTTCTCCTATCTCCATGTGTTTCCCTACTCCCCACGACCTGGGACCGCTGCTCTCCGGATTAAGCAGCAAGTCTCTTCAGCGATAGCAAAAAATCGTACGGATATTCTGCTGAACTTGGATCGAGCCAAACGCCTCGTCTTTCACAATGGACAGATCGGCAAAACGCTCCCGGTCCTCTTCGAATCCGGCGGAAAGGATTCCCATCGCTTCGGCACGACTCCGAACTTCACAAAGGTGGCAGTGACGGGTACCAAAGATCTTCGGAATCAGATCATGCCGGTAACAATCACCGCTGCAACCGACCGCTGCACATTCGGCCATATCGCTCCAACCCAGCCAAGACACACCGCGATGGCAATACTATGA
- the lon gene encoding endopeptidase La codes for MENNDVLSTLPILPVKRTVLFPGVMMPLTIGRERSIAAVNAAMKTEDKMIVVVAQRDPQTEEPGLSDLYSIGTKAIIKQLGQSTEGTVHALVQGLDRVVVLKEVQSTPYSTVRVRTLEPPSDSGPEVQALHRAIQELLSDLPRLIQAPGVQEVTTVLSNEDDSLSLAYRIASLVNLNVVEEQRLLECTSTLDLLRSLYAALSKELQILQLRDKIAKDAQTKIGKSQREYILREQLKAIQEELGEREDDENEVARLKKQIAEADLPDHVRKEVERDVARLGKVPPTSPDHQVLRTYLELVLELPWRKASEEHLDLSTVRQVLEDDHYGIKEVKERIVEHLAVLKLNPTAKAPILCLVGPPGVGKTSLGQSIARAMGRTFERFSLGGVHDEAELRGHRRTYVASLPGRIIQAIRRAGVNNPVLMLDEVDKMGRDFRGDPAAALLEILDPAQNHTFRDHYLDLPFDLSKVFFITTANTLDTISQPLLDRMEIIRLQGYSEREKAEIARRYLWPRRLKEAGIMDREAVLTDEVLNLVISRYTREAGVRQLEQMLGRLTRKVALTFADLPEDQVRQPVTIQADMLAEWLGSERFMPEEARKNLPPGVATGLAWTPTGGDVLYIETTLLPGSHDLTLTGQLGDIMQESARAARSYLWSHAESMGLDISRFKRNGIHIHVPSGAIPKDGPSAGITMATALASVYEGKAVRSDTAMTGEISLSGLVLPVGGIKEKVLAAHRAGITRIILPKANEKDLKDVPQEVRDELTFILAERIEEVLPAAFNPDSHYASVGSGKNPLTTSGTDSADT; via the coding sequence ATGGAAAACAATGATGTATTGTCCACATTACCGATATTACCGGTCAAACGTACGGTGTTGTTTCCCGGAGTGATGATGCCGTTGACAATCGGACGCGAACGGTCGATTGCCGCCGTTAATGCGGCCATGAAGACGGAAGACAAGATGATCGTCGTCGTAGCTCAGCGAGATCCTCAAACCGAGGAGCCTGGCTTATCGGATCTCTATTCTATCGGCACGAAAGCAATTATCAAGCAACTGGGCCAGTCGACAGAAGGAACGGTTCACGCTCTCGTCCAGGGATTGGACCGAGTCGTGGTCCTGAAAGAAGTACAGTCCACTCCCTATTCCACGGTTCGTGTTCGGACGCTCGAGCCTCCTTCCGACAGCGGGCCGGAAGTCCAAGCCCTGCATCGAGCGATTCAGGAATTGCTGTCCGATCTGCCCCGACTCATTCAGGCGCCAGGTGTTCAAGAAGTCACTACTGTCCTGAGCAATGAGGACGATTCTCTCTCCCTAGCGTATCGTATTGCCTCTTTAGTGAATCTCAATGTCGTCGAGGAGCAACGGTTGCTGGAATGTACTTCAACGCTCGACCTGCTGCGTAGTCTCTACGCTGCGCTTTCGAAAGAACTTCAAATCCTTCAACTGCGAGACAAGATCGCGAAAGATGCGCAGACAAAGATCGGGAAGAGCCAGCGAGAGTACATCTTGCGCGAACAGCTGAAAGCCATCCAGGAAGAATTAGGGGAACGCGAAGACGACGAGAACGAGGTGGCACGTTTAAAGAAACAAATCGCTGAAGCCGACCTCCCTGATCACGTTCGTAAGGAAGTCGAACGGGACGTCGCCCGGCTCGGGAAGGTCCCGCCGACGTCACCGGACCATCAGGTCCTTAGAACCTACCTGGAGCTGGTCCTCGAACTCCCTTGGAGGAAGGCCTCAGAAGAGCATCTCGATCTCTCCACGGTTCGTCAAGTGCTCGAAGATGATCACTACGGTATTAAGGAAGTAAAGGAGCGGATCGTCGAACACTTGGCCGTCTTGAAACTCAACCCGACGGCCAAAGCCCCGATCCTCTGTCTAGTCGGCCCTCCTGGTGTCGGCAAGACCAGCTTGGGACAATCGATCGCGAGGGCAATGGGCCGGACCTTCGAACGGTTCAGCTTGGGCGGCGTCCATGACGAGGCTGAACTGCGAGGCCATCGTCGCACCTATGTCGCATCATTGCCGGGCCGCATTATTCAAGCGATCCGACGAGCTGGCGTCAACAATCCAGTTCTGATGCTGGACGAAGTCGATAAAATGGGGCGCGATTTCCGAGGGGATCCCGCAGCAGCGCTGTTGGAGATTCTTGACCCAGCACAGAATCACACGTTTCGCGATCACTACTTGGATCTGCCGTTCGATCTGTCGAAGGTCTTCTTCATCACCACGGCCAACACCCTCGACACGATCAGCCAGCCGTTGTTGGACCGCATGGAGATCATTCGTCTGCAAGGGTACAGTGAGCGGGAAAAGGCCGAAATTGCCCGTCGCTACTTGTGGCCGAGACGGCTCAAAGAGGCAGGCATCATGGATCGCGAAGCGGTGCTTACGGACGAGGTCTTGAATCTCGTCATCTCGCGCTATACCCGTGAAGCCGGTGTGCGCCAACTCGAGCAGATGCTGGGACGGTTGACCAGAAAAGTCGCCTTGACGTTTGCCGACCTCCCGGAAGACCAGGTACGCCAACCCGTCACGATTCAGGCCGACATGCTGGCTGAATGGTTGGGCTCCGAACGGTTCATGCCTGAAGAAGCCCGGAAGAATCTTCCTCCTGGCGTAGCCACAGGCCTCGCTTGGACTCCCACCGGTGGGGACGTGCTCTATATTGAAACCACGCTACTCCCCGGCAGCCATGATCTGACCCTGACGGGACAGCTAGGGGATATCATGCAAGAATCTGCGCGCGCGGCACGGAGCTATCTCTGGTCGCACGCGGAGAGTATGGGTTTGGACATTTCACGTTTTAAGCGAAATGGCATCCATATCCACGTCCCTTCCGGAGCCATACCCAAGGACGGCCCCTCAGCGGGAATCACTATGGCGACCGCGTTGGCGTCGGTGTATGAGGGTAAGGCGGTACGAAGCGATACGGCCATGACGGGCGAAATCAGTCTGAGCGGACTAGTCTTGCCGGTGGGCGGCATCAAAGAAAAGGTGCTGGCCGCCCACCGCGCCGGCATCACACGCATCATCCTGCCGAAGGCGAATGAGAAAGATCTCAAAGATGTCCCGCAAGAAGTACGCGACGAGTTGACCTTTATTCTGGCTGAGCGAATCGAAGAGGTGTTACCAGCAGCCTTCAATCCTGATTCGCATTACGCCTCAGTCGGCAGCGGTAAGAACCCTCTGACAACCTCTGGCACCGACAGCGCAGATACTTAA
- a CDS encoding MFS transporter has translation MLPLGFASGLPLALTSGTLQAWLTVEGVDLKTIGIFTLVGLPYTLKFLWAPVMDRVVPPWLGRRRGWMVLTQLCVAVGLGLMALTNPKIHPGWLAAYAVLVAFLAASLDIVFDAYRTDTLQPHERGLGAAVWVNGYRIALLASGAGALALADYVGWQATYLWMAAVMIVGVVITLVSPDPTRVADAPKSLREAIGAPLAEFFSRPTAVGFLAVIILYKLGDAFASALQTAFLIGGLGFSATEVGAVKGLGIFATLIGAFVGGLLMTKSGLLRSLLIFGVLQAVSNLGFVVLSLMGKSSAMLTAAVVIENVTGGMGTAAFVALVMSLCDPRYTATQFALLSSLEALGRVFAGRPSADLVEMVGWTQFYVLTVVVALPGLWAVWRVRRSIEPEPQSGTCAPALKPVASQVSE, from the coding sequence ATGCTGCCGTTGGGGTTTGCCTCAGGCCTTCCGCTTGCCCTCACCTCTGGGACGTTACAAGCCTGGCTGACCGTTGAGGGGGTCGACCTCAAGACCATCGGCATTTTCACGCTGGTCGGGCTTCCCTATACACTCAAGTTCCTTTGGGCGCCCGTCATGGATCGTGTGGTTCCGCCGTGGTTGGGGCGTCGTCGTGGATGGATGGTTCTGACGCAGCTCTGTGTCGCGGTTGGCCTCGGGCTGATGGCTCTCACCAATCCCAAGATTCATCCTGGATGGCTTGCGGCCTATGCCGTGCTCGTCGCATTTCTCGCTGCGTCGCTGGACATTGTCTTTGACGCCTATCGAACGGACACGCTCCAGCCTCACGAACGGGGGCTAGGCGCAGCCGTGTGGGTCAATGGCTATCGAATCGCGCTTTTGGCCTCCGGGGCTGGAGCACTGGCGCTCGCCGACTATGTCGGTTGGCAGGCGACCTATCTGTGGATGGCCGCCGTCATGATCGTGGGGGTAGTGATCACCTTGGTCAGCCCCGACCCGACGCGTGTCGCTGATGCCCCCAAAAGTCTGAGGGAAGCTATCGGAGCACCGCTCGCCGAGTTTTTCTCCAGGCCCACGGCAGTAGGGTTCCTGGCCGTGATCATCTTGTACAAGCTTGGCGATGCCTTTGCGTCCGCACTCCAGACCGCCTTTCTCATCGGAGGGCTGGGCTTTTCCGCCACGGAGGTCGGTGCCGTCAAGGGACTCGGGATTTTTGCCACGTTGATAGGAGCCTTTGTTGGTGGGCTGTTGATGACCAAGTCAGGACTTTTGCGCTCCCTCCTGATCTTCGGTGTTTTGCAGGCTGTTTCCAATCTGGGATTCGTCGTCTTGTCGCTGATGGGTAAGAGTTCAGCGATGCTGACGGCGGCCGTTGTGATCGAGAATGTCACGGGAGGGATGGGCACGGCGGCTTTTGTGGCGTTAGTGATGTCCCTTTGCGATCCGCGCTATACGGCGACGCAGTTCGCGCTGTTGTCTTCGTTAGAAGCGTTAGGACGGGTCTTTGCCGGTCGTCCCTCAGCGGATCTTGTCGAGATGGTAGGATGGACGCAATTTTATGTTTTGACCGTGGTGGTGGCTTTACCGGGCCTCTGGGCGGTCTGGCGGGTCCGTCGTTCTATCGAGCCGGAGCCGCAAAGTGGTACGTGTGCTCCCGCTCTGAAGCCAGTAGCCTCGCAAGTTTCCGAGTGA
- the miaB gene encoding tRNA (N6-isopentenyl adenosine(37)-C2)-methylthiotransferase MiaB, which translates to MSLKTFPYVHIETFGCQMNEADSELVRSLLKQQGFVFTEDRERADVLLVNTCAIRENAHNKIYAHLSELRAVKKQRPLVVGVLGCMAQNLKTDLADKAPIVDVLAGPDSYRQLPSLLTTALAAQEQGLAKKGFALDLSEYETYEGILPDRDSRVNAWITVMRGCDNFCSFCVVPYTRGRERSRDPESILTEARDAAARGFKQVTLLGQNVNSYRHGEWDFATLIRAVADQANIERVRFTSPHPKDFPPTLIEAIATHPRVCKHIHLPLQSGSDRILELMGRTYTGADYLALVDRIRHAIPDIVLTTDIICGFCSESEDDFQATFRLVEQAHLDSAYIFKYSERKNTIAARKYADDVPDQVKGQRVSQLVDMQRAITADRNRRHIGKEVVILVEGDATRSSSQGMGKTDGNITVVWDKHTGHPGPGAMVTKHIFDASAATLYGK; encoded by the coding sequence ATGAGTCTGAAAACCTTCCCTTACGTGCATATCGAAACGTTCGGCTGCCAGATGAATGAGGCTGACAGCGAGCTGGTTCGCTCGCTGCTGAAGCAGCAAGGCTTTGTCTTCACGGAGGACCGTGAACGAGCCGATGTCTTGCTGGTCAATACCTGCGCCATCAGAGAGAATGCTCACAATAAGATTTACGCGCACCTTTCCGAGTTGAGAGCGGTCAAGAAACAACGCCCCCTTGTCGTCGGCGTGCTGGGGTGCATGGCCCAGAATTTAAAGACCGACCTCGCGGACAAGGCACCCATCGTCGACGTCCTCGCCGGCCCAGATTCGTACCGACAACTCCCTTCATTGCTGACCACCGCGCTCGCAGCACAAGAACAGGGATTAGCGAAGAAGGGATTCGCCCTCGATCTCTCCGAATATGAAACCTATGAAGGGATCCTGCCGGACCGCGACAGCCGGGTGAATGCCTGGATTACCGTGATGCGCGGATGCGATAACTTTTGTTCGTTCTGTGTCGTTCCTTATACCAGAGGACGTGAACGGTCCCGCGATCCGGAATCCATCTTGACCGAAGCTCGTGACGCTGCCGCCCGCGGGTTTAAGCAAGTCACCTTGCTTGGCCAGAATGTAAATTCCTACCGCCATGGAGAGTGGGACTTTGCCACACTCATTAGGGCCGTCGCAGACCAGGCCAACATCGAACGGGTACGGTTTACCTCTCCCCATCCCAAAGACTTTCCACCCACATTGATCGAAGCCATTGCCACACACCCTAGGGTCTGCAAACACATCCATCTGCCGCTTCAATCGGGAAGTGATCGAATCCTCGAATTAATGGGGCGGACCTATACAGGAGCCGACTACCTAGCCTTGGTCGATCGCATCAGACACGCTATCCCAGACATCGTCCTGACCACGGATATCATCTGTGGGTTCTGTTCTGAATCCGAGGACGACTTCCAAGCCACCTTCCGTCTGGTGGAACAGGCTCATCTCGACTCAGCCTATATCTTCAAGTATTCGGAACGAAAGAATACGATTGCCGCAAGAAAATATGCCGACGATGTGCCGGACCAGGTAAAGGGCCAACGGGTATCCCAGCTCGTCGACATGCAACGGGCGATCACGGCAGACCGCAACCGCCGCCATATCGGCAAAGAGGTAGTGATTTTAGTCGAGGGTGACGCCACCCGTTCATCAAGTCAAGGAATGGGGAAAACGGATGGGAACATCACGGTGGTCTGGGACAAGCACACCGGTCACCCAGGTCCAGGTGCTATGGTGACGAAGCATATATTCGATGCCTCGGCCGCGACCCTCTACGGAAAATGA
- a CDS encoding LPP20 family lipoprotein: MKNQVGILIVALGFWINAGWGPNRLEAAVSDNGGYSSDQYWIGRGQGDLTKGKMVCQRVSELSARTDLAKQIRVLVKEHLIDRVRERSGRESEQDIELTREELVQEYLQDVKIIDRRIDEENKMCTATAVMPKNRVQSAPAPDQESAPARLP; this comes from the coding sequence ATGAAAAACCAGGTTGGGATTCTCATCGTCGCTCTTGGATTCTGGATCAATGCAGGCTGGGGCCCCAACAGGCTGGAAGCAGCAGTATCCGACAACGGTGGCTATTCTTCAGATCAGTATTGGATCGGTCGAGGACAGGGCGATCTCACGAAAGGCAAGATGGTTTGCCAACGGGTGTCGGAGCTTTCGGCTCGAACCGATTTAGCCAAGCAGATTCGCGTGCTTGTGAAGGAACATCTGATCGATCGTGTCCGCGAACGATCGGGGCGCGAGAGCGAGCAGGATATCGAGCTGACCCGTGAGGAGCTTGTGCAGGAATATTTGCAAGATGTGAAGATCATCGACCGCCGAATCGATGAGGAAAATAAGATGTGTACCGCCACTGCTGTGATGCCCAAGAACCGTGTTCAATCGGCCCCCGCTCCCGATCAAGAATCCGCCCCTGCTCGTCTTCCGTAG
- a CDS encoding PilZ domain-containing protein, protein MVVRKFPRYPVTISSTLVQRDKLRYNASVKDLSLKGCRLESVIKPFTGMQLELLVDLPGEATPIHINKATVRWTGSHGIGVEFSSMAPAEQERLKRAVEQLSVTAGQAVILPKEELPKT, encoded by the coding sequence ATGGTTGTTCGGAAATTCCCTCGCTATCCAGTTACCATATCCAGCACGTTGGTCCAAAGGGATAAGCTTCGATACAACGCCTCAGTAAAGGATCTGTCCCTGAAGGGTTGTCGGCTGGAGAGTGTCATCAAACCGTTCACCGGCATGCAGCTGGAACTTCTGGTTGACCTGCCCGGCGAGGCGACACCGATTCACATCAACAAGGCGACCGTCCGGTGGACCGGCTCTCACGGCATCGGCGTCGAATTTTCTTCGATGGCGCCTGCCGAGCAAGAACGACTGAAACGAGCGGTCGAACAGCTCTCCGTGACGGCGGGCCAGGCCGTCATACTTCCGAAAGAAGAGCTTCCCAAGACCTAG
- a CDS encoding A/G-specific adenine glycosylase has translation MPARSPSNKKKSRKARLPDSSTRRRFQRRLLQWYAEHGRDLPWRKTSDPYHILVSEVMLQQTQVDRVIPKYHEFLERYPSFEDLAEAPVAEVKKTWYPLGYNIRPERLHGIACETVERYGGKLPNDADELLSFKGIGRYTAGAIRSFAFNEDAPILDTNVIRVLHRIFVAEGDPKTQKTRLWDLSEALIPAGKGYDFNQAIMDFGAMVCTARDPYCLLCPMKSICKTYPFSRTSIEQE, from the coding sequence ATGCCCGCGCGATCTCCATCCAACAAAAAGAAATCTCGCAAGGCTCGCTTACCGGATTCTTCTACGAGGCGTCGATTTCAACGGCGGCTTCTACAGTGGTACGCGGAGCATGGCCGCGATCTGCCGTGGCGAAAAACTTCTGACCCCTATCATATACTCGTCTCCGAAGTAATGCTGCAGCAGACACAAGTCGATCGGGTCATCCCCAAATACCACGAATTTCTGGAGCGGTATCCGAGCTTCGAAGATCTGGCGGAGGCGCCGGTGGCGGAGGTCAAGAAAACCTGGTACCCCCTGGGCTACAACATTCGACCCGAACGGTTGCACGGGATTGCTTGCGAAACGGTGGAGCGGTATGGAGGGAAATTGCCTAATGATGCCGATGAGTTGCTCTCGTTTAAAGGGATTGGGCGCTATACCGCCGGAGCGATTCGCTCATTTGCGTTCAATGAAGATGCGCCGATTCTGGACACGAATGTGATCCGGGTTTTGCACCGGATCTTTGTTGCCGAAGGCGATCCAAAAACTCAGAAGACGAGGTTATGGGACTTATCGGAAGCCCTGATTCCAGCGGGGAAAGGGTACGACTTTAATCAGGCCATTATGGACTTTGGGGCGATGGTGTGTACGGCCCGTGATCCATACTGTCTCCTGTGCCCCATGAAATCTATCTGCAAGACATACCCGTTCTCTCGGACCTCAATCGAACAAGAGTAG
- a CDS encoding PilZ domain-containing protein translates to MRWWKSSAKAKEEPANPGAERRREPRIGGKFKVRYSGSDGDTIIIGNGTITDLSRYGFGIQGNKRVRQGMELGLFLELPDLESPLCIPQAIVSWVDGRRFGVELQADRNKDPEWLEYLSE, encoded by the coding sequence GTGCGGTGGTGGAAATCGTCGGCAAAAGCCAAGGAGGAACCAGCAAACCCAGGCGCTGAGCGACGAAGAGAACCCCGAATCGGAGGAAAGTTTAAAGTCCGGTACTCCGGGTCTGATGGCGATACGATCATCATCGGCAATGGGACCATCACCGATCTCAGCCGTTATGGATTCGGCATTCAGGGGAACAAACGTGTCCGGCAAGGGATGGAGTTGGGCCTGTTCCTTGAACTACCGGATTTGGAGTCTCCGCTCTGTATTCCCCAAGCCATTGTCTCCTGGGTCGACGGACGACGGTTCGGCGTTGAATTGCAGGCCGACCGCAACAAAGACCCCGAATGGTTGGAGTATCTGTCGGAGTAG
- a CDS encoding NUDIX hydrolase: MNYCSHCGASVTRKIPLGDNLPRHVCDRCDQIHYQNPKIVAGCIPEWENQILLCRRAIEPRLGLWTFPAGFMELGESTEHAAIRETQEEARADVTITGLYAVLSLPKIGQVYLVFRGRMKTPEFQAGLESLEVRLFPLSEIPWETMAFPVVGETLRRYVADAKNGEFSVHLASLPDEPAF, from the coding sequence ATGAATTACTGTAGCCACTGTGGTGCCTCTGTCACACGGAAGATTCCTCTTGGCGACAATCTGCCTCGTCATGTCTGCGATCGATGTGACCAGATTCACTACCAGAATCCAAAAATCGTCGCAGGTTGCATCCCGGAATGGGAAAACCAGATACTCCTCTGTCGTCGGGCGATTGAACCGAGGCTTGGCCTCTGGACCTTTCCCGCCGGATTCATGGAGCTTGGAGAAAGTACGGAGCATGCAGCGATTCGCGAGACGCAGGAAGAAGCCCGTGCTGACGTGACGATTACGGGACTGTATGCGGTGCTGAGTCTCCCGAAAATTGGACAAGTCTACTTGGTATTTCGTGGTCGGATGAAGACGCCAGAGTTTCAGGCCGGACTGGAGAGCTTGGAGGTGAGACTATTTCCCCTCTCAGAAATTCCCTGGGAAACGATGGCGTTCCCTGTGGTCGGTGAAACCTTGAGGCGCTATGTCGCCGACGCGAAAAACGGGGAGTTTTCGGTCCATCTCGCCAGCCTTCCGGACGAGCCAGCGTTTTAA